In one Limosilactobacillus oris genomic region, the following are encoded:
- a CDS encoding MarR family winged helix-turn-helix transcriptional regulator: MTTATDEIYRAIQELRAAHENPRGSYEQQWLQHHLANENLQETVTRLSLVALHILSALEDAPLTGIELAQKIRVTRGGVTRAAQKLLEYDLVRANKRPDDQKKIYYSLTPQGRQVAAAHDEMHESIRTNIEAALLKKYSSQDLRLVASFLRDLQRLEGQFGKAGAE; this comes from the coding sequence ATGACTACTGCTACTGATGAAATCTATCGGGCTATCCAGGAACTCCGGGCAGCCCACGAGAATCCACGTGGGTCGTACGAACAGCAATGGCTCCAGCACCATCTAGCTAACGAGAATCTTCAGGAGACCGTGACCAGACTCTCGTTAGTCGCCCTCCACATCCTTTCGGCCCTGGAAGATGCTCCGCTGACTGGAATTGAACTTGCCCAGAAAATTAGGGTTACCCGCGGTGGGGTTACCCGGGCGGCCCAAAAATTATTGGAGTATGATTTGGTACGGGCCAATAAGCGGCCAGATGACCAAAAGAAAATTTACTACTCTTTGACTCCCCAGGGAAGACAGGTAGCTGCTGCCCACGACGAAATGCACGAATCGATCAGGACAAACATTGAAGCCGCGCTACTAAAGAAGTATTCTTCCCAGGACTTGCGGCTCGTTGCTAGCTTCTTGCGCGACTTGCAACGGTTAGAAGGACAATTTGGCAAAGCGGGGGCAGAATAG
- a CDS encoding FMN-dependent NADH-azoreductase — protein MSTLLVIQAHPHTSNSLSLTVSQHFIDSYRQSHSNDQIIIRDLYAAGGVPPLNDVTMEAWRKQKFDEPMTGEEKALLKRHEEWLDEFINADKYVFVNPMYNHFLPAEMKQYLDLTAVAHKTFKYTSKGPVGLLEGKKALHIQAAGSEYHRSGKWGIVKFLVRKALGIQSKESCALQDLGDTYLTNMMKFYSIKDVTKLFIEGADAHHDQRAAILKQALTQAETLAQHF, from the coding sequence ATGAGTACGTTATTAGTAATTCAAGCCCATCCGCATACTTCAAACAGCTTGTCACTGACGGTTAGTCAGCATTTCATTGATTCCTACCGGCAAAGTCACTCCAACGACCAAATCATCATCCGGGACTTGTATGCTGCGGGCGGCGTTCCCCCGCTGAACGATGTGACGATGGAAGCCTGGCGAAAGCAAAAGTTTGATGAGCCAATGACCGGGGAAGAAAAGGCGCTGCTAAAGCGCCACGAGGAATGGCTGGACGAGTTTATCAATGCTGACAAGTACGTTTTTGTCAACCCGATGTACAATCACTTTCTGCCGGCTGAAATGAAGCAGTACCTTGATCTGACAGCGGTAGCCCATAAAACTTTCAAGTACACGTCAAAGGGGCCGGTCGGCTTGCTGGAGGGAAAGAAAGCCCTGCATATTCAGGCGGCGGGGAGTGAATACCACCGAAGCGGTAAGTGGGGGATTGTCAAATTCTTGGTTCGCAAGGCCTTGGGGATTCAAAGCAAGGAAAGCTGTGCGTTACAGGACCTGGGCGATACTTACCTAACTAACATGATGAAGTTCTACAGTATTAAGGACGTTACAAAGCTCTTCATTGAAGGTGCTGACGCCCACCATGACCAGCGAGCGGCGATTTTAAAGCAGGCGCTCACCCAAGCCGAAACGCTTGCACAGCATTTTTGA
- the hpt gene encoding hypoxanthine phosphoribosyltransferase, which produces MNNDIEQVLYSQEEVNQRIDELAAILTAKYQGEFPVVVPVMTGAMMFATELMKRLPFKLNIDYVDVSSYEDNSQSSGRVRLLRDLSHDVNGRPVLIIEDIVDTGHTLQFLNKLFASRGAKSIETCSLLDKPARREVEVNADYVGFEVPNEFIVGYGLDYDGLYRNLPYVGILKRSVYEN; this is translated from the coding sequence ATGAATAACGATATTGAACAGGTCTTATACAGTCAAGAAGAAGTTAACCAGCGAATCGACGAACTCGCGGCAATCCTCACCGCTAAGTACCAGGGTGAATTTCCAGTCGTCGTACCGGTAATGACTGGGGCAATGATGTTTGCGACCGAGTTGATGAAGCGCCTGCCATTCAAGCTCAACATTGATTACGTTGATGTATCCAGTTATGAGGATAACTCCCAATCATCAGGACGGGTGCGCCTGCTCCGGGACCTTTCCCATGACGTGAATGGGCGGCCAGTTTTAATCATCGAAGACATCGTGGACACCGGTCACACCCTCCAATTCTTGAACAAGCTGTTTGCCAGCCGGGGCGCCAAGAGCATTGAAACCTGCTCCCTTCTGGACAAGCCGGCCCGCCGGGAAGTCGAAGTCAACGCTGATTATGTCGGCTTCGAGGTGCCAAACGAATTCATCGTTGGCTACGGCCTTGACTATGACGGCCTTTACCGCAACCTCCCCTACGTTGGAATCTTAAAACGCTCAGTTTATGAAAATTAA
- a CDS encoding LysR family transcriptional regulator, with protein sequence MELRVLRYFLAVAQKRNITKAAQELLISQPTLSKQLADLEDELGVQLFIRGHRQITLTDEGEYLQTRAREITQLAEQTALNIKGQEVISGTISIGAGESIAMERIMRVLSEIIKDYSDVKVRLISGNADEMETALQHGSIDFAVLMANRSLDNYHHLQIPESDRWGLVMRKDDSLANKAEISPEDLADLPLLMSEQAIEEHRFQSWWGNLDRKMNIIGTYSLVFNAQLMVAQGSAYLVTFDHLINNANNSQLTFRPLAPALTETTNVIWKKNVTQSKAAQLFIKRLMASLDTYA encoded by the coding sequence ATGGAATTAAGAGTACTGCGCTACTTTCTCGCCGTGGCTCAGAAACGGAACATCACTAAGGCCGCGCAGGAATTGCTTATCTCGCAGCCGACACTTTCTAAGCAACTGGCCGACCTGGAAGACGAACTCGGTGTCCAACTCTTTATTCGTGGACACCGGCAAATTACCCTAACGGATGAAGGAGAATATTTACAGACGCGAGCCAGGGAGATTACCCAGCTAGCCGAGCAAACCGCCTTAAACATTAAAGGTCAAGAAGTCATCAGCGGAACAATTTCAATTGGTGCTGGGGAAAGCATTGCCATGGAAAGGATTATGCGGGTCCTTAGTGAAATTATTAAAGACTATTCTGATGTCAAGGTTCGCTTAATCAGTGGCAACGCTGACGAAATGGAAACGGCCCTCCAACACGGAAGCATTGACTTCGCAGTGTTAATGGCAAATCGCTCGCTTGATAATTACCATCATCTTCAGATTCCCGAAAGCGACCGGTGGGGATTAGTGATGCGGAAAGATGATTCCCTCGCAAACAAAGCGGAGATCAGTCCTGAAGATCTTGCTGACCTTCCCCTTTTAATGTCAGAACAAGCGATTGAAGAACACCGTTTTCAAAGTTGGTGGGGTAACCTCGACAGAAAAATGAACATTATCGGAACCTATTCCCTGGTTTTTAACGCTCAATTAATGGTGGCCCAAGGGAGCGCCTACCTAGTTACTTTTGACCATCTGATTAATAATGCTAATAACAGTCAACTAACTTTCCGCCCCCTTGCACCTGCACTGACCGAAACTACCAATGTAATTTGGAAAAAGAATGTTACTCAATCTAAAGCCGCTCAGCTTTTCATAAAACGCCTCATGGCATCACTAGACACATACGCATAA
- a CDS encoding ABC transporter ATP-binding protein — MQHLIELDHLAKSFGNRAILHDINLAVNRGEIVGLIGPSGSGKTTTIKTMLGMEKATSGTTLVSGQQMPNRQILGQIGYMAQSDALYESLSARENLEFFGEMKGVTGKKLKQEIAHVSQVVDLTSDLNQRVSGYSGGMKRRLSLAIALLGQPELLILDEPTVGIDPALRRKIWKELKTLRNQGQSVLITTHVMDETELTDRVALLLHGDVIAFASPQELEKQYGVPTIEDVFLTAEKEEEQNENPRHH; from the coding sequence ATGCAACACTTAATTGAGCTTGATCATTTAGCCAAGTCATTTGGTAACCGCGCTATCCTTCACGATATTAATTTAGCTGTCAACCGCGGGGAAATCGTTGGCCTGATTGGCCCATCTGGTTCCGGGAAAACCACGACTATCAAAACAATGCTGGGGATGGAAAAGGCAACTTCCGGTACCACCCTCGTTTCGGGTCAACAAATGCCTAATCGGCAGATTCTTGGGCAGATTGGTTACATGGCCCAATCGGATGCTCTATATGAAAGCCTATCGGCCCGGGAAAACCTAGAATTCTTTGGTGAAATGAAGGGCGTTACTGGTAAAAAATTAAAGCAGGAAATCGCCCATGTCAGTCAGGTGGTCGATTTAACAAGTGATCTTAACCAACGCGTCAGTGGCTATTCAGGTGGGATGAAGCGCCGCCTGTCACTAGCGATTGCCCTCCTCGGTCAGCCTGAATTATTAATTCTGGATGAGCCAACGGTCGGGATTGACCCCGCATTGCGGAGAAAGATCTGGAAAGAGCTAAAGACATTGCGCAATCAAGGTCAAAGTGTCCTAATTACTACCCATGTCATGGATGAGACCGAACTCACCGACCGGGTCGCCCTCTTATTGCATGGTGATGTCATTGCCTTTGCTTCGCCACAAGAATTGGAAAAGCAGTATGGAGTCCCGACAATTGAAGATGTCTTCTTAACGGCAGAAAAGGAGGAAGAACAAAATGAGAACCCTCGCCATCACTAA